From Streptomyces sp. NBC_00775, one genomic window encodes:
- a CDS encoding ubiquitin-like domain-containing protein — MSSSQYETYGPTGVAGVASGTGGTGATGTSYEDYEDYEPNEAYAPPSGHGYPDTYQPAYEARAPELEPEVPTEPGPERGLPRQAEGAEGAYEAYEAYEAYEAYEAYGTPGGAREEHGAPVPGAPTPGGRAAARRGARRKRGTERPDPLRRLLPQALVVAFLAGGTSAFVANDKAIELSVDGKPRTLHTFADDVTELLADEGVRVGAHDVVAPAPGTALASGDEVAVHYGRPVHLTLDGHRRKVWTTAHTVDGALRQLGVRAEGAYLSTSRSQRIGREGLALDVRTERTVTIMADGRARTIRTNAASVREAVEEAGITLRGQDTTSVAPGSFPRDGQTVTVMRVIGTKEVREEVIPFEVERTLDPSLFKGIEVVERAGQLGARRVTYSLRTVNGVKQRPRRIKSEMVRQPRAQLVKVGTKPHPTSVAGADQLNWSGLAACESGGRPGAVDPSGTYGGLYQFDSRTWHALGGSGRPQDAPAAEQTFRAKKLYVRRGASPWPHCGMRLHG, encoded by the coding sequence GTGAGCAGCTCGCAGTACGAGACGTATGGACCGACTGGTGTCGCTGGTGTTGCTAGTGGAACTGGTGGAACTGGTGCGACGGGAACGTCGTACGAGGACTACGAGGACTACGAGCCCAACGAGGCCTATGCGCCGCCGAGCGGCCATGGCTACCCGGACACGTACCAGCCCGCGTACGAGGCGCGCGCGCCGGAGCTCGAGCCCGAGGTCCCGACGGAGCCCGGGCCCGAGCGGGGGCTTCCGCGGCAGGCGGAGGGGGCGGAGGGGGCCTACGAGGCGTACGAGGCGTACGAGGCGTACGAGGCGTACGAGGCGTACGGAACGCCGGGAGGGGCGCGCGAGGAGCATGGTGCGCCGGTGCCTGGGGCGCCCACGCCCGGCGGTCGCGCCGCCGCCCGGCGCGGGGCTCGGCGCAAACGCGGCACCGAGCGCCCCGACCCGCTGCGGCGGCTCCTCCCGCAGGCGCTGGTCGTGGCGTTCCTGGCCGGCGGCACCTCCGCGTTCGTCGCCAACGACAAGGCGATCGAGCTCAGCGTCGACGGGAAGCCGCGCACTCTGCACACCTTCGCCGACGACGTGACCGAGCTGCTCGCCGACGAGGGCGTGCGGGTGGGGGCGCACGACGTGGTGGCGCCCGCCCCCGGCACGGCGCTCGCCAGCGGCGATGAGGTCGCGGTTCACTACGGGCGCCCCGTGCACCTCACCCTCGACGGGCACCGGCGCAAGGTGTGGACGACGGCACACACCGTGGACGGGGCGCTCAGGCAACTGGGGGTGCGCGCGGAGGGCGCGTACCTGTCGACTTCGCGCTCCCAGCGCATCGGGCGTGAGGGCCTCGCGCTCGATGTGCGTACCGAGCGCACGGTGACGATCATGGCGGACGGGCGGGCGCGCACGATCCGTACGAACGCGGCGAGTGTGCGGGAGGCCGTCGAGGAGGCCGGGATCACCCTGCGCGGGCAGGACACGACGTCCGTCGCGCCGGGGAGTTTTCCGCGTGACGGGCAGACGGTCACCGTCATGCGGGTCATCGGGACCAAGGAGGTCCGCGAGGAGGTGATTCCGTTCGAGGTGGAGCGGACGCTGGATCCCTCGCTGTTCAAGGGCATCGAGGTCGTGGAGCGGGCCGGGCAGCTGGGGGCCCGGCGGGTCACGTACTCGCTGCGGACCGTCAACGGGGTCAAGCAGCGGCCCCGGCGGATCAAGTCCGAGATGGTGCGTCAGCCGCGGGCCCAGCTGGTGAAGGTCGGTACGAAGCCCCATCCGACGTCCGTCGCCGGGGCCGATCAATTGAACTGGTCCGGTCTTGCGGCGTGCGAGTCCGGGGGGCGTCCTGGGGCCGTGGATCCGTCCGGCACGTACGGGGGCCTCTACCAGTTCGACAGCCGGACGTGGCATGCCCTTGGGGGGTCCGGGCGGCCCCAGGACGCGCCTGCCGCCGAGCAGACGTTCCGGGCGAAGAAGTTGTACGTGCGGCGGGGGGCGAGCCCTTGGCCGCATTGCGGGATGCGGCTGCACGGCTGA
- a CDS encoding dolichyl-phosphate-mannose--protein mannosyltransferase, with product MTSTASSTDTRQGQAAEEQRPSWQQRLRRFGYSAPPRSDVRDRLVPPYAEPGPRVWAALGLRHEIAERVTRWSGWGGPLLVTLLAGLLRFWNLGSPKAVIFDETYYAKDAWALIHRGYEVNWAKDANDLILQGNGNVRIPSDAAYVVHPPVGKYVIGLGEWMFGFNPFGWRFMTAVLGTLSVLMLCRIGRRLFRSTFLGCLAGALMAVDGLAFVMSRTSLLDGILMFFVLAAFGCLVIDRDKARARLAAALPSDEDGVVRPDAHIAETTRMGWRPWRWTAGLMLGLALGTKWSGLYVLAAFCLMAVLWDVGSRRVAGARRPHLAVLKHDLGWAFLATVPVAIATYIVSWTGWILSSTNGSGGYFRNWAAGDGKNSNWSWLFPDWWRSLWHYEHEVFEFHVHLSSPHTYQSNPWSWIVLGRPVSYFYESPAPGKDGCPADAGQKCAREVLALGTPLLWWAACFAIAYVLWRWAFRRDWRAGAIACGIAAGYLPWFLYQERTIFFFYAIVFVPFLCLAVAMMIGAILGPPGAGERRRVIGAAGAGVLVLLIVWNFIYFWPLYTGTAIPIDQWRSRMWLDTWV from the coding sequence GTGACCAGTACCGCGTCCTCCACGGACACCCGGCAGGGCCAGGCCGCCGAAGAGCAGCGGCCGTCGTGGCAGCAGCGGCTGCGCCGCTTCGGATATTCGGCGCCGCCGAGAAGTGATGTGCGCGACCGGCTGGTGCCGCCGTACGCCGAGCCCGGGCCGCGCGTCTGGGCGGCGCTCGGGCTGCGCCACGAGATCGCCGAGCGCGTCACGCGCTGGTCGGGCTGGGGCGGCCCGCTCCTGGTGACGCTGCTGGCCGGGCTGCTGCGGTTCTGGAACCTGGGCAGCCCGAAGGCGGTGATATTCGACGAGACGTACTACGCCAAGGACGCCTGGGCGCTCATCCACCGCGGCTACGAGGTCAACTGGGCGAAGGACGCCAACGACCTGATCCTCCAGGGCAACGGCAACGTGCGGATCCCGAGCGACGCCGCCTATGTCGTGCACCCGCCGGTGGGCAAGTACGTCATCGGGCTCGGCGAGTGGATGTTCGGGTTCAACCCGTTCGGCTGGCGGTTCATGACGGCGGTGCTCGGCACGCTGTCGGTGCTGATGCTGTGCCGGATCGGGCGCCGGCTGTTCCGTTCGACGTTCCTCGGCTGCCTGGCGGGCGCGCTGATGGCGGTGGACGGACTGGCCTTCGTGATGAGCCGCACCTCGCTGCTCGACGGCATCCTGATGTTCTTCGTGCTGGCCGCGTTCGGCTGCCTGGTCATCGACCGCGACAAGGCGCGGGCCCGGCTCGCGGCCGCGCTGCCGTCGGACGAGGACGGGGTCGTACGCCCCGACGCGCACATCGCCGAGACGACCCGTATGGGCTGGCGCCCGTGGCGCTGGACGGCCGGCCTGATGCTCGGCCTGGCCCTCGGCACCAAGTGGAGCGGCCTCTACGTCCTCGCCGCGTTCTGCCTGATGGCGGTCCTGTGGGACGTCGGCTCCCGCCGGGTCGCGGGCGCGCGTCGGCCGCACCTGGCGGTGCTCAAGCACGATCTGGGCTGGGCGTTCCTGGCGACGGTCCCGGTCGCCATCGCGACGTACATCGTCTCGTGGACGGGGTGGATCCTCTCGTCCACCAACGGCTCCGGCGGCTACTTCCGCAACTGGGCGGCGGGCGACGGCAAGAACAGCAACTGGTCCTGGCTGTTCCCCGACTGGTGGCGCAGCCTGTGGCACTACGAGCACGAGGTGTTCGAGTTCCACGTCCACCTCTCCTCGCCGCACACCTACCAGTCGAACCCGTGGAGCTGGATCGTCCTGGGCCGGCCCGTCTCGTACTTCTACGAGTCCCCGGCGCCCGGCAAGGACGGCTGCCCCGCCGACGCCGGCCAGAAGTGCGCCCGCGAGGTCCTGGCCCTCGGCACCCCGCTCCTGTGGTGGGCGGCCTGCTTCGCGATCGCCTACGTGCTGTGGCGCTGGGCGTTCCGCCGCGACTGGCGCGCGGGCGCGATCGCCTGCGGCATCGCGGCCGGCTACCTCCCCTGGTTCCTGTACCAGGAGCGCACGATCTTCTTCTTCTACGCCATCGTCTTCGTGCCCTTCCTCTGCCTGGCCGTCGCGATGATGATCGGCGCGATCCTCGGCCCACCCGGCGCCGGTGAACGCCGCCGTGTCATCGGCGCGGCGGGCGCGGGCGTCCTGGTCCTGCTGATCGTGTGGAACTTCATCTATTTCTGGCCGCTGTACACGGGCACGGCGATCCCGATCGACCAGTGGCGGTCACGGATGTGGCTGGATACCTGGGTCTAG
- the rsmA gene encoding 16S rRNA (adenine(1518)-N(6)/adenine(1519)-N(6))-dimethyltransferase RsmA encodes MTSPTPDALLGPADIRELADVLGVRPTKQRGQNFVIDANTVRRIVRTAQVRPDDVVVEVGPGLGSLTLALLEVADRVTAVEIDDVLAGALPSTIAARMPQRAERFALVHSDAMQVRDLPGPAPTALVANLPYNVAVPVLLHMLDTFPTIERTLVMVQAEVADRLAAPPGSKVYGVPSVKANWYADVKRAGSIGRNVFWPAPNVDSGLVALTRRAEPLKTTATKREVFAVVDAAFAQRRKTLRAALAGWAGSAAAAEVALVAAGVSPQARGESLTVEEFARIAENKVENTAENKAENKESSQP; translated from the coding sequence GTGACCAGCCCCACCCCCGACGCCCTCCTGGGCCCCGCCGACATCCGCGAGCTCGCGGATGTGCTCGGCGTGCGGCCCACCAAGCAGCGCGGCCAGAACTTCGTCATCGACGCGAACACGGTGCGCCGCATCGTGCGGACCGCGCAGGTGCGGCCCGACGACGTGGTCGTGGAGGTGGGCCCCGGCCTCGGCTCCCTGACCCTGGCTCTGCTGGAGGTCGCCGACCGGGTCACGGCGGTGGAGATCGACGACGTGCTCGCCGGAGCGCTGCCGTCGACCATCGCCGCCCGCATGCCGCAGCGCGCGGAGCGGTTCGCGCTCGTGCACTCCGACGCGATGCAGGTGCGGGATCTGCCCGGCCCCGCCCCCACCGCACTCGTCGCCAACCTCCCGTACAACGTCGCCGTACCCGTCCTGCTGCACATGCTCGACACCTTCCCGACCATCGAGCGCACGCTGGTGATGGTGCAGGCGGAGGTCGCGGACCGGCTCGCGGCCCCGCCCGGCTCGAAGGTGTACGGCGTCCCTTCCGTAAAGGCGAACTGGTACGCCGACGTGAAGCGGGCCGGTTCCATCGGGCGGAACGTGTTCTGGCCGGCGCCCAACGTCGACAGCGGGCTGGTGGCGCTCACCCGGCGCGCCGAGCCCCTCAAGACGACGGCGACGAAGCGCGAGGTGTTCGCCGTGGTCGACGCCGCCTTCGCCCAGCGGCGGAAGACGCTGCGCGCCGCCCTCGCCGGGTGGGCGGGATCCGCCGCGGCCGCCGAGGTCGCGCTCGTCGCCGCCGGTGTCTCGCCACAGGCCCGCGGGGAGTCGCTCACGGTGGAAGAGTTCGCCCGTATCGCCGAGAACAAGGTCGAGAACACGGCCGAGAACAAGGCCGAGAACAAGGAGTCAAGCCAGCCGTGA
- a CDS encoding 4-(cytidine 5'-diphospho)-2-C-methyl-D-erythritol kinase — protein sequence MTVTVRVPAKVNVQLAVGGARPDGFHDLANVFLAVGLYDEVTVTPADELRITCAGPDAAQVPLDRTNLAARAALELARRYDLDPAVHIHIAKDIPVAGGMAGGSADGAGALLACDALWGTRASREELLDICAELGSDVPFSLVGGAALGVGRGEQLRTLEVGGTFHWVFAMAERGLSTPAVFREFDRMNEGVRIPEPVASQELLDALAKGDAGALARAVSNDLQPAALSLFPALADTLAAGRAAGALAALVSGSGPTTAFLAPDAESAHTVAEALLTSGTCRSVRVTESPAPGATVL from the coding sequence GTGACGGTGACGGTCCGCGTCCCTGCCAAGGTCAACGTCCAGCTCGCGGTGGGCGGCGCCCGCCCCGACGGCTTCCACGACCTGGCCAATGTCTTCCTCGCCGTCGGCCTGTACGACGAGGTGACGGTCACACCGGCGGACGAGCTGCGCATCACCTGCGCGGGGCCGGACGCCGCGCAGGTGCCCCTGGACCGTACGAACCTCGCGGCCCGCGCGGCCCTCGAACTCGCCCGGCGGTACGACCTCGACCCCGCCGTCCACATCCACATCGCCAAGGACATCCCCGTCGCCGGCGGCATGGCCGGCGGCAGTGCGGACGGAGCCGGTGCGCTGCTCGCCTGCGACGCCCTGTGGGGTACGCGGGCCTCGCGCGAGGAACTCCTCGACATCTGTGCCGAGTTGGGCAGCGACGTGCCGTTCAGCCTGGTGGGCGGGGCGGCGCTCGGCGTCGGGCGGGGCGAGCAGCTGCGCACGCTGGAGGTCGGCGGCACCTTCCACTGGGTCTTCGCGATGGCCGAGCGGGGGCTTTCGACCCCCGCGGTCTTCCGGGAGTTCGACCGGATGAACGAGGGGGTCCGGATCCCCGAGCCGGTCGCCTCGCAGGAGCTGCTCGACGCCCTGGCCAAGGGGGATGCCGGGGCCCTCGCACGCGCCGTCTCCAACGATCTCCAGCCCGCCGCCCTCTCCCTCTTCCCGGCCCTCGCCGACACCCTCGCCGCGGGCCGCGCGGCCGGCGCCCTCGCCGCGCTCGTCTCCGGCTCGGGCCCGACCACCGCCTTCCTCGCGCCGGACGCGGAGTCCGCGCACACGGTCGCCGAGGCGCTGCTCACCTCGGGCACCTGCCGTTCGGTACGGGTCACCGAGAGCCCCGCGCCCGGCGCGACCGTCCTCTGA
- the rsmI gene encoding 16S rRNA (cytidine(1402)-2'-O)-methyltransferase, translating to MTGTPGTLVLAGTPIGDIADAPPRLAQELAVADVVAAEDTRRLRRLTQALGVQPAGRVVSYFEGNEAARTPELVEALAGGARVLLVTDAGMPSVSDPGYRLVAAAVEKDIKVTAVPGPSAVLTALALSGLPVDRFCFEGFLPRKAGERLSRLRDVADERRTLVYFEAPHRLDDTLAAMAEVFGAERRAAVCRELTKTYEEVKRGPLGELAAWAAEGVRGEITVVVEGAADKGAEELDATELVRRVQVREEAGERRKEAIAAVAAEAGIPKRDVFDAVVAAKNAARSAP from the coding sequence GTGACAGGAACGCCGGGAACTCTCGTACTCGCAGGCACCCCCATTGGCGATATCGCGGACGCGCCTCCGCGGCTGGCCCAGGAGCTGGCGGTGGCCGACGTCGTCGCCGCCGAGGACACCCGGCGGCTGCGCCGGCTCACCCAGGCGCTGGGCGTGCAGCCGGCCGGGCGCGTCGTGTCGTACTTCGAGGGCAACGAGGCGGCCCGTACGCCCGAGCTGGTCGAGGCGCTGGCCGGCGGGGCGCGGGTGCTGCTGGTGACCGACGCCGGGATGCCGTCCGTCTCCGACCCCGGGTACCGGCTGGTCGCGGCCGCCGTCGAGAAGGACATCAAGGTCACCGCCGTACCCGGCCCGTCCGCCGTGCTCACCGCGCTCGCGCTGTCCGGGCTGCCCGTCGACCGCTTCTGCTTCGAGGGCTTCCTGCCGAGGAAGGCGGGCGAGCGCCTGTCGCGCCTGCGCGACGTCGCCGACGAGCGGCGCACCCTCGTCTACTTCGAGGCGCCCCACCGGCTCGACGACACGCTCGCCGCGATGGCCGAGGTGTTCGGCGCGGAGCGGCGCGCCGCCGTCTGCCGCGAGCTGACGAAGACGTACGAGGAGGTCAAGCGCGGCCCGCTGGGCGAGCTGGCCGCCTGGGCCGCCGAGGGCGTACGCGGTGAGATCACCGTCGTCGTCGAGGGCGCCGCCGACAAGGGCGCCGAGGAACTGGACGCCACCGAACTGGTGCGCAGAGTGCAGGTGCGCGAAGAGGCGGGGGAGCGGCGCAAGGAGGCGATCGCCGCCGTCGCCGCGGAGGCGGGAATTCCCAAGCGGGACGTCTTCGATGCCGTGGTCGCGGCAAAGAACGCCGCACGAAGCGCCCCATAG
- a CDS encoding TatD family hydrolase, protein MPSEKTEAPPLPEPLRVPVADSHTHLDMQSGTVEEGLAKAASVGVTTVVQVGCDVKGSRWAAETAAEYDAVHATVALHPNEAPRIVHGDPDGWSRQGARQPGGDAALDEALAEIDRLAALPHVKGVGETGLDYFRTGPEGKAAQERSFRAHIEIAKRHGKALVIHDRDAHTDVLRVLKEEGAPERTVFHCYSGDAAMAELCAEAGYFVSFAGNMTFKNAQPLRDALAVAPLELVLVETDAPFLTPAPYRGRPNAPYLIPVTVRAMAAVRGIDEDALATSIAANTARAFDY, encoded by the coding sequence ATGCCCTCCGAGAAGACCGAAGCCCCGCCCCTGCCCGAGCCCCTGCGCGTGCCCGTCGCCGACTCGCACACCCATCTCGACATGCAGTCGGGCACGGTCGAGGAGGGCCTCGCCAAGGCCGCGTCGGTCGGGGTGACGACGGTCGTCCAGGTCGGCTGCGACGTGAAGGGCTCGCGCTGGGCGGCCGAGACGGCGGCCGAGTACGACGCCGTCCACGCGACGGTCGCGCTGCACCCCAACGAAGCCCCCCGCATCGTGCACGGCGACCCCGACGGCTGGTCCCGGCAGGGCGCGCGGCAGCCGGGCGGGGACGCCGCCCTGGACGAGGCGCTCGCGGAGATCGACCGCCTCGCCGCCCTCCCGCACGTCAAGGGCGTCGGCGAGACCGGGCTCGACTACTTCCGTACGGGCCCCGAGGGCAAGGCCGCGCAGGAACGGTCCTTCCGCGCCCACATCGAGATCGCCAAGCGGCACGGCAAGGCCCTGGTCATCCACGACCGCGACGCCCACACCGATGTGCTGCGCGTTCTCAAGGAAGAGGGCGCCCCCGAGCGGACGGTCTTCCACTGCTACTCCGGGGACGCCGCGATGGCCGAGCTCTGCGCCGAGGCCGGCTACTTCGTGTCCTTCGCCGGCAACATGACCTTCAAGAACGCCCAGCCACTGCGCGACGCGCTCGCCGTCGCGCCCCTGGAACTCGTCCTCGTCGAGACCGACGCGCCCTTCCTGACCCCCGCCCCGTACCGCGGACGGCCTAACGCCCCGTATCTCATTCCGGTCACGGTTCGCGCCATGGCAGCTGTACGGGGCATCGATGAGGACGCGCTGGCGACCTCGATCGCAGCGAACACCGCGCGCGCATTCGATTACTGA
- a CDS encoding penicillin-binding transpeptidase domain-containing protein codes for MGKRRRVAERRKTKQPAVLGGLIAVVVAGGALGAYSLYGGGAAADDRTTTTADHKAVKTGPLSAAEVRTTAAAFLTAWQSGDVAKAAAATDDSAAATTALTGYGKDAHITGVTLTSGKRSGTAVPFTVKATVTYKGKSKPLSYESKLTVVRRAKDGVALVGWKSSVVHPDLQDGDRLVTGASGTPPVTALDRNGGELTTAKYPSLGTVLDGLREKYGKTAGGKAGIELRVVRKAAKKGTQKTPDKTLLTLSEGTPGTVKTTLSPTLQADAEQQVAAKAKASVVLMRPSTGEILAVANSSHGFNTAFQGSLAPGSTMKVITASLLFDKGLASADKAHPCPKTATYGGWKFHNDDDFQIKNGTFKLSFARSCNTAFITQAKKLENDDLTKQAQQVFGLSMNNWAIGVPTFDGSVPVQSAAQMAASLMGQGGVRMNPLNMASVASTVQAGTFHQPYLVSPTVDHRTLATASRTMSASTLSQLREVMQYTAAYGTAAEAMSGLGPNYGAKTGSAEVDGQDKPNGWFTAWKGDLAAAGVVQQGGHGGDTAGPIVAALLRAGS; via the coding sequence GTGGGCAAGAGAAGGCGCGTCGCCGAGCGACGGAAGACGAAGCAGCCCGCCGTGCTCGGCGGGCTGATCGCCGTGGTCGTCGCCGGCGGGGCGCTCGGCGCCTACAGCCTGTACGGCGGCGGTGCGGCGGCCGACGACCGTACGACGACGACCGCCGACCACAAGGCCGTGAAGACCGGCCCGCTGTCGGCGGCCGAAGTGCGCACCACGGCCGCGGCCTTCCTCACCGCCTGGCAGAGCGGCGACGTCGCGAAGGCGGCCGCCGCCACCGACGACTCGGCCGCCGCGACCACCGCGCTGACCGGCTACGGCAAGGACGCGCACATCACCGGCGTGACCCTGACGAGCGGCAAGCGGTCGGGCACCGCCGTCCCGTTCACCGTCAAGGCCACCGTCACGTACAAGGGCAAGAGCAAGCCGCTCTCGTACGAGTCGAAGCTGACGGTCGTGCGACGTGCCAAGGACGGTGTCGCGCTGGTCGGCTGGAAGTCGTCCGTCGTGCACCCGGACCTCCAGGACGGCGACCGGCTCGTCACGGGCGCGTCGGGCACGCCCCCGGTCACCGCCCTCGACCGGAACGGCGGGGAGCTGACCACCGCCAAATACCCCTCCCTGGGCACGGTCCTCGACGGACTGCGCGAGAAGTACGGCAAGACGGCCGGCGGCAAGGCGGGCATCGAGCTGCGCGTGGTCCGCAAGGCCGCGAAGAAGGGCACCCAGAAGACCCCCGACAAGACCCTGCTGACGCTCAGCGAGGGCACCCCGGGGACCGTGAAGACGACCCTCAGCCCGACCCTCCAGGCGGACGCCGAGCAGCAGGTGGCCGCCAAGGCGAAGGCGTCGGTGGTCCTGATGCGCCCCTCGACCGGTGAGATCCTCGCCGTCGCGAACAGCAGCCACGGCTTCAACACCGCCTTCCAGGGCTCCCTCGCCCCCGGCTCCACGATGAAGGTCATCACCGCCTCGCTGCTCTTCGACAAGGGCCTGGCCTCCGCCGACAAGGCGCACCCGTGCCCCAAGACGGCGACGTACGGCGGCTGGAAGTTCCACAACGACGACGACTTCCAGATCAAGAACGGCACGTTCAAGCTGAGCTTCGCGCGGTCCTGCAACACGGCCTTCATCACGCAGGCGAAGAAGCTGGAGAACGACGACCTGACCAAGCAGGCCCAGCAGGTCTTCGGGCTGAGCATGAACAACTGGGCCATCGGCGTCCCGACCTTCGACGGCTCGGTGCCGGTGCAGAGCGCCGCACAGATGGCGGCGTCCCTGATGGGCCAGGGCGGCGTCCGCATGAACCCGCTGAACATGGCGTCGGTCGCCTCCACGGTCCAGGCGGGCACCTTCCACCAGCCCTACCTGGTGTCCCCGACGGTCGACCACCGCACGCTGGCCACGGCGTCCCGCACCATGTCCGCGTCCACGCTCTCCCAGCTCCGCGAAGTCATGCAGTACACAGCGGCGTACGGCACCGCCGCCGAGGCCATGTCCGGGCTCGGCCCCAATTACGGCGCCAAGACGGGCTCAGCCGAGGTCGACGGCCAGGACAAGCCGAACGGCTGGTTCACGGCCTGGAAGGGCGACCTCGCGGCTGCGGGCGTCGTGCAGCAGGGCGGCCACGGGGGCGACACGGCGGGGCCGATCGTGGCGGCGCTGCTGAGGGCGGGGAGCTAG
- a CDS encoding penicillin-binding transpeptidase domain-containing protein: MRKGAKATVIGGVFAVMVGGAGYGAYNVVTAISGDGGTGASGPAAVKTGPPSSGEIKETSAKFFAAWEKGDAAEAAAYTNFASKAEGLLGGYRTDAHLTGVKITPGTPSGATVPFSVKATVSYDGKSKPFSYDSELTVVRGDTTGKALVDWKPSVVHPELKDGDTLVTGESASPAIEAVDRNNVVLTKEKYPSLGPILDALREKYGDTAGGSPGIELAIRHGSEETADTTLVTLAKGQTGKVRTTLSATAQAAAEKAVKQYSESSVVAVKPSTGEVLAVANHREDGFNAAFLGKLAPGSTMKIVTAAMFIDNGVTTMNGPAPCPQTATWQSQTFHNLTGMVPNENASLANSFMRSCNTAFVKLIDGTDKAPLTDESLTTEAQTRFGLGQDNWKTGIPSFDGSVPASGGPDRAANAIGQGQVQLSPLNMASVTATAITGTFRQPVIVPLKLDDRVPAQAKGLPANTSAQLKQMMRLTATSGTAQRVMAGLGGDIGAKTGSAEVDGQSKSNSWFTGYRNDIAAAAMTQEGGHGGDAAGPIVAAVLRTGG, translated from the coding sequence ATGCGCAAGGGGGCAAAGGCAACTGTCATCGGTGGTGTGTTCGCCGTGATGGTGGGGGGCGCCGGGTACGGCGCGTACAACGTGGTGACCGCGATCAGCGGGGACGGCGGCACGGGTGCGTCCGGGCCCGCGGCGGTGAAGACCGGGCCGCCGAGCAGCGGCGAGATCAAGGAGACCAGCGCCAAGTTCTTCGCGGCGTGGGAGAAGGGCGACGCGGCCGAGGCGGCGGCGTACACCAACTTCGCGTCGAAGGCCGAAGGGCTGCTGGGCGGTTACCGCACCGACGCGCACCTCACCGGCGTGAAGATCACGCCGGGCACGCCGTCCGGGGCGACCGTGCCGTTCTCGGTCAAGGCGACGGTGTCGTACGACGGGAAGAGCAAGCCCTTCTCGTACGACTCCGAACTGACCGTCGTACGCGGGGACACCACCGGCAAGGCGCTGGTCGACTGGAAGCCGTCGGTCGTCCACCCGGAGCTGAAGGACGGGGACACGCTGGTCACGGGCGAGTCGGCGAGTCCGGCGATCGAGGCCGTGGACCGCAACAACGTTGTCCTGACGAAGGAGAAGTACCCGTCGCTCGGGCCCATCCTGGACGCGCTGCGCGAGAAGTACGGCGACACGGCGGGCGGCTCACCCGGCATCGAGCTGGCGATCCGGCACGGGAGCGAGGAGACGGCCGACACGACCCTCGTCACCCTCGCCAAGGGGCAGACGGGCAAGGTCCGTACGACGCTCAGCGCCACCGCGCAGGCCGCCGCGGAGAAGGCGGTCAAGCAGTACTCCGAGTCGTCCGTGGTGGCGGTGAAGCCGAGCACCGGCGAGGTGCTGGCGGTCGCCAACCACCGGGAGGACGGGTTCAACGCGGCGTTCCTCGGCAAGCTCGCGCCCGGCTCCACGATGAAGATCGTCACCGCGGCGATGTTCATCGACAACGGCGTGACCACGATGAACGGCCCCGCGCCCTGCCCGCAGACCGCGACCTGGCAGAGCCAGACCTTCCACAACCTGACGGGCATGGTCCCGAACGAGAACGCCAGCCTCGCCAACAGCTTCATGCGGTCCTGCAACACGGCCTTCGTGAAGCTCATCGACGGCACCGACAAGGCGCCGCTCACCGACGAGTCGCTCACCACCGAGGCGCAGACGCGGTTCGGCCTCGGCCAGGACAACTGGAAGACCGGCATCCCGTCCTTCGACGGCAGCGTCCCCGCCTCCGGCGGCCCGGACCGCGCGGCGAACGCGATCGGCCAGGGCCAGGTCCAGCTGAGCCCGCTGAACATGGCGTCGGTGACGGCGACCGCCATCACCGGCACGTTCCGCCAGCCGGTCATCGTGCCGCTGAAGCTCGACGACCGCGTGCCGGCCCAGGCGAAGGGCCTGCCGGCCAACACCTCCGCGCAGCTCAAGCAGATGATGCGGCTCACCGCGACGAGCGGCACCGCCCAGCGCGTGATGGCCGGGCTCGGCGGTGACATCGGCGCCAAGACCGGCTCCGCCGAGGTCGACGGCCAGTCCAAGTCCAACAGCTGGTTCACCGGCTACCGCAACGACATCGCGGCCGCCGCCATGACCCAGGAGGGCGGCCACGGCGGGGACGCCGCCGGTCCGATCGTCGCAGCTGTGCTACGAACTGGTGGCTGA